A region from the Ammospiza nelsoni isolate bAmmNel1 chromosome 1, bAmmNel1.pri, whole genome shotgun sequence genome encodes:
- the CASD1 gene encoding N-acetylneuraminate 9-O-acetyltransferase isoform X1 codes for MAALAYTGGKREINYYFSVRSAKALALGAVLLLTACHAASRRYRGGDTCEYLLSSGRFLGEKVWQPHSCMMHKYKNSEAKNCLIDKHVVFIGDSRIRQLFYSFIKLINPQVKEEGIKHGNIPFEDKSASIKVDFLWYPEVNGSMRQRIKSWAEGSVAKPHIIVVGAATWSIKIHNGSNEALAQYKINITSIAPLLEKLAISSDVYWVLQDPVYEDMLSESRKMITNEKIDAYNEAAVRILNSSSRNSKAKVKVFSVSKLIAQETIMKSADGLHLPESSRDTNAMILMNVYCNKIMKPIDGSCCQPQPPLTLIQKIAFCFFTLSIFGYLIISLIHRNNYRKNKSCTDLESGEEKKPAISTPNVSTLEMLLHCFCKLGLIMTYFYLCDRANLFMKENKFYTHSSFFIPIVYILVLGVFYTENTKETKVLNREQTDEWKGWMQLVILVYHISGASTFLPVYMHIRVLVAAYLFQTGYGHFSYFWIKGDFGVYRVCQVLFRLNFLVVVLCIVMDRPYQFYYFVPLVTVWFMIIYATLAVWPQIVQKKANGSCLWHFGLLLKLICLLTCIYFLSYSQGAFEKIFSFWPLSKCFELNGNVYEWWFRWKLDRYVVFHGMLFAFIYLALQKHQMISEGKGDPLFSNRVSNVLLFISIVSFLTYSIWASSCKNKTECNELHPSVSVVQILAFILIRNIPGYVRSVYSSFFAWFGKISLELFICQYHIWLAADTKGILVLIPGYPMFNVLVSTFIFVCVAHEISQITNDLAQIVVPKDNSTLLKRLLCIAGFFSGLHFFSAMQDQSRH; via the exons atggcggcgctGGCCTACACCGGGGGCAAGCGGGAGATCAACTACTACTTCAGCGTGAGGAGCGCCAAGGCGCTGGCGCTGGGCGCCGTCCTGCTCCTCACCGCCTGCCACGCCGCCTCCCGCCGCTACCGAG GTGGTGATACATGTGAGTATCTTCTGTCCAGTGGGAGATTTCTTGGAGAAAAAGTATGGCAACCTCACAGTTGTATGATGCATAAGTATAAAAATAG TGAAGCAAAAAATTGCCTCATAGACAAACATGTTGTATTTATAGGAGATTCTAGAATTCGACAGCTGTTCTATTCATTCATAAAACTGATAAATCCTCAAGTCAAAGAAGAGGGAATTAAG CATGGAAATATCCCATTTGAAGATAAATCTGCTTCAATTAAAGTG GATTTTCTGTGGTATCCAGAAGTTAATGGCTCTATGAGGCAACGTATCAAATCTTGGGCTGAG GGTTCTGTGGCAAAACCCCATATAATTGTAGTAGGAGCTGCCACG tggTCTATCAAGATTCACAATGGCAGCAATGAAGCTCTTGCACAATATAAAATCAATATCACTTCAATTGCACCTCTTTTGGAAAAATTAGCAATAAGTAGTGATGTTTACTGGGTCTTACAAG ATCCTGTTTACGAAGATATGCTGAGTGAAAGTCGGAAAATGATCACTAATGAGAAAATAGATGCTTATAATGAAGCAGCTGTTCGTATTCTGAACAGCAGCTCCCGAAATTCCAAAGCTAAAGTGAAAGTGTTCAGTGTATCAAAACTGATAGCACAAGAAACTATCATGAAGTCTGCAGATGGCCTGCATCTCCCTGAATCAAGCAGAGATACA aatgcAATGATTCTTATGAATGTCTACTGCAATAAAATAATGAAGCCCATTgatggctcctgctgccagcctcaGCCTCCTCTCACTCTGATACAGAAGATagctttctgtttctttacTTTGTCCATTTTTGGATATTTAATTATTAGCTTAATTCATCGGAATAATTATCGGAAGAACAAATCATGCACTGATTTGGAAAGTGGAGAGGAGAAGAAACCTGCCATCAGCACACCTAACGTTTCTACTTTAGAGATGCTCTTACACTGCTTTTGCAAACTTGGTCTAATCATGACCTATTTTTATCTGTGTGACAGAGCAAATCTTTtcatgaaggaaaataaattttacacaCATTCATCTTTCTTCATACCCATCGTCTATATCTTGGTTTTGGGGGTATTTTATACCGAAAATACCAAAGAG ACTAAAGTGTTAAATAGAGAACAGACTGATGAATGGAAGGGCTGGATGCAACTTGTTATTTTGGTTTATCATATCTCTGGAGCAAGCACT TTTTTGCCTGTGTACATGCACATTCGAGTTCTGGTTGCTGCATATCTGTTTCAAACAGGTTATGGGCATTTCTCATATTTTTGGATAAAAGGGGACTTTGGTGTATACAGAGTCTGTCAG GTTTTATTTCGTCTCAATTTCTTGGTTGTGGTACTGTGCATAGTGATGGACCGACCTTACCAGTTCTACTATTTTGTGCCATTAGTCACTGTCTGGTTTATGATCATTTATGCCACTTTAGCTGTATGGCCTCAGATTGTCCAGAAGAAAGCAAATg GGAGCTGCCTGTGGCACTTTGGTTTACTGCTGAAACTGATTTGCTTACTGACATGTATATATTTTCTGTCATATTCTCAG GGTGCATTTGagaagatattttcattttggcCATTGTCCAAGTGCTTTGAACTGAATGGGAATGTCTATGAATGGTGGTTTAGGTGGAAGCTGGATCGCTAT GTGGTTTTTCATGGGatgctgtttgcttttatttatctGGCATTGCAGAAACATCAGATGAtatcagaaggaaaaggagatcCTCTTTTCTCCAACAGAGTTtcaaatgttttattatttatttcaattgTGTCTTTTTTG ACCTACTCTATTTGGGCTAGTAGCTGTAAAAACAAGACAGAGTGCAATGAGCTACATCCTTCTGTTTCTGTAGTGCAG ATTTTAGCTTTCATCCTCATCAGGAACATTCCCGGATATGTCCGATCTGTGTATAGCTCATTCTTCGCCTGGTTCGGCAAAATTTCTTTAGAG ctCTTCATTTGCCAATACCATATTTGGCTGGCAGCAGACACAAAGGGGATCTTGGTGCTCATTCCTGGATATCCAATGTTTAACGTTCTTGTCAGCACTTTCATATTTGTGTGCGTGGCACATGAGATTTCTCAGATCACTAATGATCTAGCACAGATTGTGGTTCCTAAAGATAACTCAACTCTGCTGAAAAGGTTGCTATGCatagctggatttttttctggactACACTTCTTCTCAGCAATGCAAGATCAGTCAAGGCATTAA
- the CASD1 gene encoding N-acetylneuraminate 9-O-acetyltransferase isoform X2 produces the protein MMHKYKNSEAKNCLIDKHVVFIGDSRIRQLFYSFIKLINPQVKEEGIKHGNIPFEDKSASIKVDFLWYPEVNGSMRQRIKSWAEGSVAKPHIIVVGAATWSIKIHNGSNEALAQYKINITSIAPLLEKLAISSDVYWVLQDPVYEDMLSESRKMITNEKIDAYNEAAVRILNSSSRNSKAKVKVFSVSKLIAQETIMKSADGLHLPESSRDTNAMILMNVYCNKIMKPIDGSCCQPQPPLTLIQKIAFCFFTLSIFGYLIISLIHRNNYRKNKSCTDLESGEEKKPAISTPNVSTLEMLLHCFCKLGLIMTYFYLCDRANLFMKENKFYTHSSFFIPIVYILVLGVFYTENTKETKVLNREQTDEWKGWMQLVILVYHISGASTFLPVYMHIRVLVAAYLFQTGYGHFSYFWIKGDFGVYRVCQVLFRLNFLVVVLCIVMDRPYQFYYFVPLVTVWFMIIYATLAVWPQIVQKKANGSCLWHFGLLLKLICLLTCIYFLSYSQGAFEKIFSFWPLSKCFELNGNVYEWWFRWKLDRYVVFHGMLFAFIYLALQKHQMISEGKGDPLFSNRVSNVLLFISIVSFLTYSIWASSCKNKTECNELHPSVSVVQILAFILIRNIPGYVRSVYSSFFAWFGKISLELFICQYHIWLAADTKGILVLIPGYPMFNVLVSTFIFVCVAHEISQITNDLAQIVVPKDNSTLLKRLLCIAGFFSGLHFFSAMQDQSRH, from the exons ATGATGCATAAGTATAAAAATAG TGAAGCAAAAAATTGCCTCATAGACAAACATGTTGTATTTATAGGAGATTCTAGAATTCGACAGCTGTTCTATTCATTCATAAAACTGATAAATCCTCAAGTCAAAGAAGAGGGAATTAAG CATGGAAATATCCCATTTGAAGATAAATCTGCTTCAATTAAAGTG GATTTTCTGTGGTATCCAGAAGTTAATGGCTCTATGAGGCAACGTATCAAATCTTGGGCTGAG GGTTCTGTGGCAAAACCCCATATAATTGTAGTAGGAGCTGCCACG tggTCTATCAAGATTCACAATGGCAGCAATGAAGCTCTTGCACAATATAAAATCAATATCACTTCAATTGCACCTCTTTTGGAAAAATTAGCAATAAGTAGTGATGTTTACTGGGTCTTACAAG ATCCTGTTTACGAAGATATGCTGAGTGAAAGTCGGAAAATGATCACTAATGAGAAAATAGATGCTTATAATGAAGCAGCTGTTCGTATTCTGAACAGCAGCTCCCGAAATTCCAAAGCTAAAGTGAAAGTGTTCAGTGTATCAAAACTGATAGCACAAGAAACTATCATGAAGTCTGCAGATGGCCTGCATCTCCCTGAATCAAGCAGAGATACA aatgcAATGATTCTTATGAATGTCTACTGCAATAAAATAATGAAGCCCATTgatggctcctgctgccagcctcaGCCTCCTCTCACTCTGATACAGAAGATagctttctgtttctttacTTTGTCCATTTTTGGATATTTAATTATTAGCTTAATTCATCGGAATAATTATCGGAAGAACAAATCATGCACTGATTTGGAAAGTGGAGAGGAGAAGAAACCTGCCATCAGCACACCTAACGTTTCTACTTTAGAGATGCTCTTACACTGCTTTTGCAAACTTGGTCTAATCATGACCTATTTTTATCTGTGTGACAGAGCAAATCTTTtcatgaaggaaaataaattttacacaCATTCATCTTTCTTCATACCCATCGTCTATATCTTGGTTTTGGGGGTATTTTATACCGAAAATACCAAAGAG ACTAAAGTGTTAAATAGAGAACAGACTGATGAATGGAAGGGCTGGATGCAACTTGTTATTTTGGTTTATCATATCTCTGGAGCAAGCACT TTTTTGCCTGTGTACATGCACATTCGAGTTCTGGTTGCTGCATATCTGTTTCAAACAGGTTATGGGCATTTCTCATATTTTTGGATAAAAGGGGACTTTGGTGTATACAGAGTCTGTCAG GTTTTATTTCGTCTCAATTTCTTGGTTGTGGTACTGTGCATAGTGATGGACCGACCTTACCAGTTCTACTATTTTGTGCCATTAGTCACTGTCTGGTTTATGATCATTTATGCCACTTTAGCTGTATGGCCTCAGATTGTCCAGAAGAAAGCAAATg GGAGCTGCCTGTGGCACTTTGGTTTACTGCTGAAACTGATTTGCTTACTGACATGTATATATTTTCTGTCATATTCTCAG GGTGCATTTGagaagatattttcattttggcCATTGTCCAAGTGCTTTGAACTGAATGGGAATGTCTATGAATGGTGGTTTAGGTGGAAGCTGGATCGCTAT GTGGTTTTTCATGGGatgctgtttgcttttatttatctGGCATTGCAGAAACATCAGATGAtatcagaaggaaaaggagatcCTCTTTTCTCCAACAGAGTTtcaaatgttttattatttatttcaattgTGTCTTTTTTG ACCTACTCTATTTGGGCTAGTAGCTGTAAAAACAAGACAGAGTGCAATGAGCTACATCCTTCTGTTTCTGTAGTGCAG ATTTTAGCTTTCATCCTCATCAGGAACATTCCCGGATATGTCCGATCTGTGTATAGCTCATTCTTCGCCTGGTTCGGCAAAATTTCTTTAGAG ctCTTCATTTGCCAATACCATATTTGGCTGGCAGCAGACACAAAGGGGATCTTGGTGCTCATTCCTGGATATCCAATGTTTAACGTTCTTGTCAGCACTTTCATATTTGTGTGCGTGGCACATGAGATTTCTCAGATCACTAATGATCTAGCACAGATTGTGGTTCCTAAAGATAACTCAACTCTGCTGAAAAGGTTGCTATGCatagctggatttttttctggactACACTTCTTCTCAGCAATGCAAGATCAGTCAAGGCATTAA